In the Engystomops pustulosus chromosome 2, aEngPut4.maternal, whole genome shotgun sequence genome, one interval contains:
- the LOC140119871 gene encoding uncharacterized protein — MILSINDPPGIREKDREQMAARILELTLEMISLITGEDYTVVKKSSGECVTPRVSGGWTQSPITEPPPHSLIHEQKILELTSRITELLSGEVPIRCQDVTVYFSMEEWEYIEGHKDQYKDIMMEDHQPLTSPDGSSQRNPPERCPSPEDSRDIKAEPERCPSPEDSRDITQEPERCPSPGDSREIKKEPERGPSPGDSQDCREEPEDNVPLDHQESCGGRRSGEEIPSSVTEEGKSLSCILWVILPLYIAERGHIQGRRWR; from the exons atgatcctttccatcaatgatccaccagggatccgggagaaggacagagagcagatggcggccaggatcctggagctcaccctggagatgatctccttgataaccggagag gattacacagtagtgaagaagtcgtctggtgagtgtgtgaccccccgtgtgtcaggaggatggacccagagccccatcaccgagcctccacctcattcactgatacatgagcagaagatcctagaacttacctccaggatcactgagctgctgagcggagag gttcctataaggtgtcaggacgtcactgtctatttctccatggaggagtgggagtatatagaaggacacaaggaccagtacaaggacatcatgatggaggaccaccagcccctcacatcaccag atggatccagtcagagaaatccaccagagagatgtcccagtcctgaagattcccgagatatcaaagcggaaccagagagatgtcccagtcctgaagattcccgagatattacacaggaaccagagagatgtcccagtcctggagattcccgagaaaTCAAAAAGGAACCAGAGAGaggtcccagtcctggagattcccaggACTGTCGAGAGGAACCGGAGGATAACGTCCccctggatcatcag gaaagttgtggtggaaggaggagcggagaggaaatcccctcatcagtgacagaggagggtaagagcctttcatgtatcttgtgggttattcttcccttatacattgcagagagaggtcacatccaggggaggagatggagatga